The DNA window CATCACATTCAACAACATCCGGCTCAAAAGCGACCTCATCGAGCGGCTGGGCAGCAAATTTGAATTTGGCCCCGACGCCCTCGGCAAGCGGCTCAACGACCCGGCCGTCTGCGAAAAGTATGGCTTCGACACCACGACCATCGTCTGCCTGTTTCTACCCAACACCTACGAATTTTTCTGGACCATCAAGCCCGACGCGTTCCTGGAACGGATGGGCAGCGAATACAAGAAATTCTGGACGCCCGAACGGCAGGCCAAAGCAAAAGCCCTTGGTCTGACCCAGACGCAGGTGCAGGTGCTGGCGTCGATCGTAAAAGCCGAAACCAACAAAACCGACGAGCAGCCCCGTGTGGCAGGTGTATACCTCAACCGACTAAAGCGCGGCATCAAACTCGAAGCCGACCCGACGGTGATCTACGCCCTGCGCGACTTCGGCATCCGGCGACTGCTCAACAAACAGCTGGCCGTCGATTCGCCCTACAACACCTACCGCTACACGGGTCTGCCACCGGGACCAATTAACCTCCCCGCCCCCGCTACCATCGACGCGGTGCTGAACGCCGAGAAACACGACTATCTGTTTTTCGTAGTCGACGCCCGGTTCAATGGCTACCATACGTTCTCGAAAACATTGTCGGAACACCTCGCCAACGCCCGGCTCTACCAGCAGGCGCTGACGAAGATGAAGATTATGAAGTAAGCCCCCATGCTGACACACGACGTTACGGGCATCCGGGTTCGCTACTACGATACCGATCAGATGGGCATCGTTTATTACGGCAACTACGCCCGCTTCTACGAAATTGGCCGGGTCGAGCTGATGCGGCACATCGGCATGGACTACAAAGACCTCGAAGCTGATGGCGTCGGGATGCCGGTTTACGACATGAGTACCCGATTCATCCGACCCGCCCGCTACGACGACCTGCTCACCGTCCGGGTGACGGTACCGCAGATGCCCACCACCCGGATGCTGTTTCAGTACGAGGTGTTCAACCAGCACGGCCACCTGCTCAACACCGGCAGCACCACGCTGGTATTCGTCAAATCGGCGACGGGTCGCCCCTGCCCCGTCCCGCCCGAACTGGCCACCCTTGCCAAACCTTTCTTTGGGGAGTAGGTTGCTTTATCAGGTTTACGGTATACAGTTTACCGTACCCTGCGTTCGCCGTAAACTGTATACCGTAAACAGAATACCACAAACCACCATCCATGCTCGACAAACTACTGGCGTTGAAGCCAATGCGCGGGCTGCGGACATGGCTCAACAACCATCACCCGTTCAAGTCGCCGATTACGTGGTACGTTTTTTTAAAAAAACTGGGTAACAAGATTATCGAAAACGATACCAGTGAACGGGCCGCTTCGGTGTCGTACAGCCTGATTCTGGCCGTTTTCCCCACGGTT is part of the Spirosoma rhododendri genome and encodes:
- a CDS encoding acyl-CoA thioesterase; this encodes MLTHDVTGIRVRYYDTDQMGIVYYGNYARFYEIGRVELMRHIGMDYKDLEADGVGMPVYDMSTRFIRPARYDDLLTVRVTVPQMPTTRMLFQYEVFNQHGHLLNTGSTTLVFVKSATGRPCPVPPELATLAKPFFGE
- the mltG gene encoding endolytic transglycosylase MltG — its product is MSRNVKIGLFLTVSILLTTFTFYFWQIFRTPNLQTNDGDKTFALLIPSGSTFESVMDTLKTHKVLDDEVSFRFLAKLMKYPDHVKVGRYEIKPRTGNRDALVKLRNGSQDALPITFNNIRLKSDLIERLGSKFEFGPDALGKRLNDPAVCEKYGFDTTTIVCLFLPNTYEFFWTIKPDAFLERMGSEYKKFWTPERQAKAKALGLTQTQVQVLASIVKAETNKTDEQPRVAGVYLNRLKRGIKLEADPTVIYALRDFGIRRLLNKQLAVDSPYNTYRYTGLPPGPINLPAPATIDAVLNAEKHDYLFFVVDARFNGYHTFSKTLSEHLANARLYQQALTKMKIMK